The stretch of DNA TTGAAAGTCTTCAAAATATTGGATTCTCTGAGGGGCCAATCCCTCGAACCATCTCTGGGCTGAGTCAACCAGAGTGTTTAAAAATACTTTACACTTGATTCTGTCCCCATAGCAATATAGCATAGAAATGTTTTCAAATCTAGCGAGATGCTCTTCAAGATCAGCACTCCCATCATAATCCTTGACCTTTGCAGATTTAAAGTGTCCTGACAAGGGTTCCCGAATGATAACATTAGAGAAAGGACGCCCTTTAGTGATTATCCGGGCGTTATTCCGACCTTCAACCTGCCCCTCCAAAATCTTCATCTTCCTCCTCAACTCCTCCAACTCTTCAGCTACAGTAGGATACTTGGAGTCAGCACTAGACTCCCTGTCCTCCTCTCTCACCTCCTCTTCTCTCCTTTCCTGATCTCGCTCCTCTCGCCCTCAGGCTGGGTGGAATGATGAGAAGGGGCCTTTCTTGCTATATCTTTCTCGATGGCATCGGATATAATCCGAGCCAACTCTTCAGGTGACAAGGCGATAGTAGGTTGAGGTCCAGTAAGTGGAGGACCACCTTGACCAGAGAGAAGTGTATTCTCTCCAGGAACTCGAGAGTTATCCTGATTTGTACTTCTAGTAGGAGCCATGTCTACGTCTTGAGCTCaagttcccacagacggcgtCAATGATGTGATCTAGGTGAATCGAGTGAGTTGGGTCGGGGCAATCCACCAGATCTGATAAGAATTTGTTTGAAGGGAAAAATGAGCAAGGAGATATATCTTGAGGAAAATATATCTATGTGATATGGCTACAACTGTGTCCGAAAAAACAAGAAGATGAACTCGTGAACGGGCACCGGAGGggtatccggcgtggccactccgatgcttaagtcagcaggtgaagTGTAAGAGGAACCGATGTAGGGAAGAATAAATGCTACTGGTGTGCACATGCCAATATATCTCAATGAAATAAATGCAAAGCAAACCTGCTTTTTATAGGAAGGAAGAAGATGACTTTTCCTTGTTTTAAGCGTCTGCTTACCACTAGTAGCCACCACCTACTTATTGTCACGCCATCTTTGACTTTTTCATCACGTCAAATCAGCAAGATTTTTTCAGGTACGATTATCGAGAGAAGATATTACCTGCTTTCACCCTCGAGTGCAATGCTATTATCGAGACATCCCGGGTAGAGAGTAATCACCAAGGAATTTGTCCGAGAGTTCGGGTCTCTGATTTCCCGGTGAGTGATATCCCGAACATTCTCCTACCTGGTTACTCATGAGCCTCTTTTGTAAGCTTACCCTGATCAGGATTATCTATTTATTATCCAGGTCATCCATGACATGATTACTCGGACCTTTCCAGGGGTATCACCATTATtagttttgggttttttttattgttcctCATCTTGAAACGTTGTGAACATAGCATGGACATCCTCGTGTTAATTTCATTTCAGGCATCACGTATATTTGTTCTAGACTAGATTATCTGCAATGCcccttaaaacaaatttttaacttTTCAAATGTGGTAGTATTTCTGCCAttgttttttgttatttttgaaagATGTTTGCAGACTCTCTATTTTCAGATCCAGTATCATTCATGTGATTACTGATTTGAGCCTTTGAGACTAGGTATGATGTGCTCGTTTTCACGAGTCTTTGAGTCATGGTTTGGATATAGTTTAAGTTGTACTTGTAAAATCGTAAATTTGTAAATTCTGGTTTGTGATTATGAATCTCAAATATCATTCTCATCTTAAACGaacttaataaatataaattacaaatttaaatattcattaaatttattaaaaactaaattatccatataaaaaatataatatttttattaaaatttgtaattttattgtaataataaatttaatagatttgtTTATGTATTTTTCATAAAGTGTAAAATCGATAAATCagtatcaaaatattattattttttatttaagagcTGATTCATTACCCTACCAACAACTATGTTCATTAGCTAACCatagaatattataaaatttgagattgatatgtttattttaatgaGTTTTTATTGAATCgattttttattaaatcaaTTTTCAAACGAGCGATTTGGTTCATTTAAATTTCTATTTACGGTGGTGTTGATAGTATATGTGTAAACAAATCGAATTGAGTCGAATACTATGAAAAATTAAAGATTCGCATTTTGGTTCGAAATAGATATATTGGATCTTGAGCtcgatttaaagtttaaattttattaaatttttggttCAAGTTCAATTCCAATAAAAACTCGGATTCATTCCAGTTCAGTTTGAAACATTCGAATATGTTTTCGATCGAGAATAAATATTTGACATGGTGTTGaaacttatttattttaaagatatttttatattatgatgataaaataagaactcattttttttttatgagtctATATTGATAAGAGTAGCATGGCCTAAAGCAACAATTTTTCTGACACGTATGCAGGCCATTTAACCCACAGTACTTGTGTGCCACATTGATCCACCGGCAACCCATTTGCCATATACACTCTGTTCGTTGtatttcaatattaatttaaagttGGGTACGTAACTTTTCCCATTTAAAGATATACTGTGAAATTCGCATTATTTGAGAGACTGACAAGAGTTTCGCATTAATCATGGTTGAATGAATGGCCATAATTTATCTACTTAAGACACGCGTTTTTTGATATTAATATGGATAATGACACGTGTACTGACTGATGAATCATGATGAATCATCTATAAATTGTAGTTGAATGAGTGACTACGCGTGTAGTATACTTAGTGGATAAAAACATTACTTATGTAAGTAACATGAACAAAACCATATTTTCTCGAATgtatgagaaaaataaaatcgtTTAGTCTCATTTGcaacttttttatatataaaattttataccaGACTTGCTTGTTTCATAAATTAAGCAATTAACTTCTTAATATTTTAcaggtgatttttttttttaaaaaaataatgtatttgaataaatttaatttaataataatagagAGTAAAAGGGAATATTCGAATAGGCAGATTGGTGTTTAAAGCAAAAAAAGCAATCGCCGTCATCAAAATACACACACAGTCAGTCACACACAACAATTCCAGCAAGTAATGCTCAGTGAACTCTGCGTGCGCCCCAGGCATTTGCAGCTGACGTCACTCTCCTTATCATACGCCCACGGCTCGGCGTATGATAGGACTCCTGCGCAGCCGTTTCCCGATCGGATAGACCACTCGATCAACACCCACCCCCACCGCTGTGGCGCCTCTTCGGTATGGCATGCGATCATCCCGTCTGTATGGAGGCAGAGGAGACGGAGAACGGCGGCATTCGATGGGTACGAGAACGAGGCTCTGAGGAGGTGCGAGGGGTCGTGGAACGTCGCGTGGGACGCTAGGCCTGCGAGGTGGCTCCACCATCCAGACTTGGTCTGGCTCATTTTCGGTGTCTGCACCGGCTTAGCCGCGCCCCTGCCAGATTCGACCGGAGATTCAGATTCAATCGCTGACTTCGATGATGATGTAGTGGTTTCTGATACACCTGAATGCGGGCGTTCTAATTACAGGGTCACAGGTGAAATTGTACTTTCTCAACTTTTGATGGTAAATTGTTTTCAAAGGTTTTATAAGTAAATGTGAAGTGACGTTAATGTTTTGTATTGTACAATATACTTTTCTATCGATTGTGGAAATGACGATTTGTAAAGAGCTGCTGTGGTATTGGTAGCGTGGGGTAGTATTTATGCTCTGATTGGTTAAGGCTCCCAAGAAATAATTATGGTTTGAGTGCCAATCAATGTCCATATATGCTCCACATTGGAATTGTTTGATTACAGCAGTGTCTGATTGAAAAAGGTGGTTTCGAAGCTATAAAAAGTAGTAGTTTTTTCGTAATCGCACCCCATAGACTATTCTTTTAGATGAATTCTCGTATCAGTTCAGTGATGTTGATGATGCAGTTAGTGTCCATGCTAGAGTAAGATTTATGGACAAAAAACTTCCATTGTTGGCAGACGGCAGTAGCAGCTTCTGACAATTTTACATGTACCACATATGATCCGTGTGCTAGCGTTTAAGCTCAAGAAGCACTTCCAGTATTATATTGTAATGATCAGTCCTTTAAGATGATTCTCAAGTCTTGTTTTGTCCTAATCATTAGTATGGAAATTTGATTGATAAAAGAAAAATCTATGAAAATGTGTAGGAGTGGCGGCTGATGGGAGGTGCTTGTTTAGAGCAATTGCACACATGTCATGCTTGATAGATGGAGAAAAAATTCCAGATGAAAATCGTCAAACGGAGCTTGCTGATGAATTAAGAGCACAAGTACCGAATCTATCTTTTCCAATTTTTCATaattcctttttttaaaaaaaatcgaaattacTCGCTTCTTGTTGCTATTATTTTCTTAATCGAGAATTATATGAGAATTTACAGGTTGTTGAAGAGCTGTTAAAGAGAAGAAAAGAAGTACAGTGGtgatttttttactttaaaatatgttttattcaCATTTACATTGACAAATTTGGTTTAGTAGATACGTGTTTATTAGCattattactggtacaggttCATCGAAGAAGATTTTGATATGTATGTAAAAAGAATTCAGCAGCCTTATGTGTGGGGTGGAGAACCCGAGTTGCTCATGTCTTCACATGTGCTTAGGTACTTGAAATAAATCTTAGTTCTAATTTGTTTTTTGTTCTGCTGGTTTTTGTTTCAGAAACTTTGCAGTGAAATTATATTTATTCTTTTGTTGTGCCTTTTGGGCATGAGTGCATTTATTTCAAGCAAATCAGGGACAAAATAAGAGTTTTAACT from Primulina huaijiensis isolate GDHJ02 unplaced genomic scaffold, ASM1229523v2 scaffold30237, whole genome shotgun sequence encodes:
- the LOC140967931 gene encoding uncharacterized protein yields the protein MLSELCVRPRHLQLTSLSLSYAHGSAYDRTPAQPFPDRIDHSINTHPHRCGASSVWHAIIPSVWRQRRRRTAAFDGYENEALRRCEGSWNVAWDARPARWLHHPDLVWLIFGVCTGLAAPLPDSTGDSDSIADFDDDVVVSDTPECGRSNYRVTGVAADGRCLFRAIAHMSCLIDGEKIPDENRQTELADELRAQVVEELLKRRKEVQWFIEEDFDMYVKRIQQPYVWGGEPELLMSSHVLRKPISVFMAEKSTGDLIKIADYGEQYKKDEENPINVLFHGYGHYDILEALSVSRPKEEA